In Aptenodytes patagonicus chromosome 6, bAptPat1.pri.cur, whole genome shotgun sequence, one genomic interval encodes:
- the RALB gene encoding ras-related protein Ral-B yields MAASKSKNQSSLALHKVIMVGSGGVGKSALTLQFMYDEFVEDYEPTKADSYRKKVVLDGEEVQIDILDTAGQEDYAAIRDNYFRSGEGFLLVFSITEHESFTATAEFREQILRVKAEEDKIPLLVVGNKSDLEERRQVPVEEARSKAEEWGVQYVETSAKTRANVDKVFFDLMREIRTKKMSENKDKNGKKSGKNKKSFKERCCLL; encoded by the exons ATGGCTGCCAGCAAGAGCAAGAACCAGAGTTCCTTGGCCCTCCATAAAGTAATTATGGTTGGCAGTGGAGGTGTGGGCAAATCTGCACTCACTCTTCAATTTATGTATGATGAG TTTGTAGAAGACTATGAACCTACCAAAGCTGACAGCTACAGAAAGAAAGTAGTTCTGGATGGTGAAGAAGTTCAGATAGACATTCTGGACACAGCAGGACAGGAGGATTATGCAGCTATCAGAGATAACTATTTCCGCAGTGGGGAAGGGTTTCTTCTAGTCTTCTCAATAACAGAGCATGAATCCTTTACAGCAACAGCAGAGTTTCG GGAACAGATCCTGCGTGTGAAGGCTGAAGAGGATAAAATCCCTTTACTAGTAGTGGGAAACAAATCTGACTTGGAAGAGCGCAGACAAGTGCCTGTAGAAGAGGCTAGAAGTAAGGCAGAGGAGTGGGGCGTGCAGTATGTAGAAACTTCTGCCAAAACTAGAGCAAATGTAGATAAG GTATTCTTTGATTTAATGAGAGAAatcagaacaaagaaaatgtcagaaaacaaagacaagaaTGGCAAGAAAAGTGGCAAgaacaagaaaagctttaaagaaagatGTTGCTTACTGTGA